The following nucleotide sequence is from Ignavibacteriales bacterium.
CGGTGCGCAGGGTGAATATACCGGCCTGCTCGTGATCAAAGCATATCATGAAAATAGAGGAGAAGGTCACAGAAATGTTTGCTTGATACCGTCTTCGGCTCATGGAACAAATCCCGCCAGTGCGGTTATGGCAGGCATGGATGTAGTTGTTGTGAAAGCGATGAATGATGGTTCCATCGATATAAATAATTTAAAAGAGAAAGCTAAACTGCACAAGGAAAACTTATCCGCACTGATGGTGACTTATCCTTCCACTCACGGTGTATTTGAAGAAGGGATTAAAGATATTTGCAAAATCGTTCATGAGAACGGCGGACAGGTATACATGGATGGCGCAAATATGAACGCGCAAGTTGGTTTCTGTCGACCGCAAGAATTGGGGGCGGATGTTTGTCATTTGAATTTGCATAAAACTTTCGCTATTCCACACGGCGGTGGAGGGCCCGGAGTAGGTCCGATCGGAGTTGCTAAACATTTGATATCATATTTACCAACTCACCCTGTTATTTCAATAAACGGCGGAAAAGGAATTGGTCCGGTTGCAGCGGCGCCGTGGGGCAGTGCCGGAGTTCTTGCAATCTCATGGGCGTATATTAGGATGATGGGAGCCGCAGGAATAAAAAGAGCAACAGAACTTGCTATCCTGAATGCGAACTACATGGCATCGAGATTGAAAAAATATTATCCAATTGTTTACACCGGTAAAAATGAGCGGGTCGCGCATGAATTTATAATTGATCTTCGTCCGATAAAAGCCAGCGCAGATATAGAAGTTGAAGATGTTGCAAAACGATTAATGGATTACGGATTTCATGCACCGACTACATCGTTCCCCGTTGCAGGCACACTGATGATCGAGCCGACTGAGAGTGAATCGAAGGAAGAGCTCGACAGGTATTGCGACGCGCTGATTGCAATTCGGAAAGAAGTTGAAGAAATCGAAACAGGTAAAGCCGATAAAGCAAACAATGTTTTGAAGAACGCGCCCCACACTGCCGATATGGTAGTTGCGAATGATTGGAAGTTACCTTATTCCCGTGAAAAAGCCGCTTACCCCACTCAATGGACGCGGGAAAGAAAATTCTGGGTATCGGTTGGGCGCGTGAATAATGTTCAAGGTGACAGAGATTTGATTTGCGCCTGTCCGCCGGTGGAAGATTATATGAAGTAAAAATATTCAGAAAGATCCGATCCATAACGGAGTTCTGATTAACTATGCCCAAAGATAATTTTAAAAGGATGCAAGAGTTAGCGAAAGAATTTTTCGCAATGGATAATGATCCTTCTCAGATATCTGTTAATGAAGAAACGATCGATCTGCTTCGAAAAATTCATCCTAATACATTATCGGAAGAGCGGAATGAAGATGGACCGATCGCATGGTTGTTGATTATTCCAACGACAGAACAAATCATGCAAAATTTTATTTCCGGCGAGCTTAGCGAACGCGGCATTCTTTCGGAAACTCCCCAAAACGAAAAATACGATGCGATTTATCTTTGCTCTATCCTGATTCTGCCTGAATTCAGGGGAAAGGGGATAGCTAAAGAGTTGATAATCAAAGCTATTAATTCAATACGAAAAAATCATCCGATTCAATCACTATTTTATTGGGCATTCAGTGTGGAAGGGGAAGCTTTAGCATATAAAATCGCAAGTAAACTTGGTCTACCTATCTTCAAAAGAAAAATTTAAGTTTGTTTCATTTTGGTTTCCTTCTCAGATATTATTATCTTTTTAAGGAAATAAAAGATAATATTTGAATGAAAGAAAAACCTTCTATATGCACTTCATGCAGTCACCGCAAAGGTAGCATCTTTTGCGCGCTGCCTCAGTCGCTCCTCGAACGAATGGAGAGGGAGAAGATTACGTATCATTATCAACCCGGACAACTTATTTTCTCAGAAGGAAATCCGGCATTTATGATATATCATGTTTTTTCAGGATATGTGAAGTTATCTAAAACCGGGTGGAAGGGAGAGAAATTAGTGATACGCCTTCGTGGACCGGGAGATATTTTCGGCCACCGCGCAGTTTTATCGGGTGAACCGTACACGGCAGATGCTATGGCGCTGGAAGAAACAACCCTGTGTGCAATTCAAAAAGAAATATTTCTTCAGGCGATTAAAGAATCTCCGGAATTCGCGCTTCGTGTTATGGCAAAACTGAGTAGCGACCTGCGTGCGTCCGAGGAGCAAACAATGTCAATCACTCATGAAAATGTTCGCCAAAGAGTTGCACGACTGTTGTTATTTCTTATCGAGGATAATGAGGAAAGCCGCCGGAATCGATTGATTATACCAAATTCATTGTCCAGAGAAGAGATGGCTCAGATGATAGGAACAACACCTGAGTCGTTATCAAGAACACTTCACTTATTTACAGACAAGAAATTAATTGTAAGAACACGGTCTGAAATTAGAATTATTGATCTCGAAGCTTTAAGGTCCCTTCTCCCGAAGATGGATAGTGATTGATTGTGGTTTGGATATCCACATTCATTTTTTTTACCTGTTTTTATAATCCCTCGATACAAAGCATCATACTGAATCTTATAGCTATCTAACCGATTTTAGCTGTATTATTACTTCTTGATTTAAATCAATTTCAAAATTGATACCTATCATTGGAACTCCTTCTCAATAGAGGGAAATTATACGAAATATTTATCTAATAATAATAGTGATGAAATAATTAATTGAAAAATGGATACAATTTTTCTCGTTTCAAATATTCAAAAGATGTTTTGCTTTATGGGAGAATACTAAATTGATCTACATACGCCAAAGAATTTTCACTTCAAAAATATATCTTTCACACCCTCACATTTATCTAACACAGCAAACAATTCACTAAAGGATTAATTATGAAATACTTTAATTTTTCGATTATGAGTGTTATAGTTTTGTTAATGCTCATAAACTTCAACCAAGCAGGAGCGCAGGGAGCTTCCTACTCAAACGATAATTTGCCGAGTTATGGTCAGTTAATCGGTTTCAGCGAAATTACCTATCCGCCAACATCAGCGCGGATGAGGATACATGCAATTCACAATGGTCGGACGCAAGCCCAGCCACCGGAACCCGGAATGTCGGCTACATATTCTACTGAGGTAATTTATACTTTATGTTACTCGGTAGATGGAACTACGTGGACAACGCATGATGTGCCCGGTACTCTATCATTCAGCGCTCAATATTCATCTGCCACAACTGATGAGCGAACATTCAGCACGGAGATGCTTTCAATGGAAGTCAGTGGCTCATTGCCGGGTGGCGTAATGCTTAGAGAAAGTCCGACGCTTCAATCAACAGGCACTACAAAAATAAAAAAAGTAACCGATGCTTCTTTTAGAATCGGCAGTTTCTTTGATATTTTTACAGAAATTAGTTTGGATGGAGGAGCAACATGGATACAATCCGCAGCTTCATCACGTGTAAAATTGCACAACGAGGCACCTGTACATTTATTCTCGTCTGATAGTTATCCTCCGGAAGGACAATTTTCGTCAGCTGCTGGTAGTCCGCCGGTTTCTTTCTCTCAGACAATTCAATTAGGAAATTTACTTATTGCAACTAACCAATCATCTTCACCGTTACCGCCGCTTGGATCTTCCTCCACTCAAACCCTTAGCTTGAATTTTACAAAGATAAGTTTTTCGTTTGATGGCGGAAGCACGACAAATGATTATTCAGCAACCTGCGATATGCAAGTTCATCTTTTCCATGTTGCTGATGTTGGTGATACGCGCGTCTTCGATACTGAAATGCTCGCTATGAGTCTGTCCGGTGGAACATTGCCCGGAGGGGTCATGGTTCGTGAAAGTCCTTCAAAAGCTTCAACCGGCCGCTTAAGAATAAAGCCAGGACCAAATGCCGCGGCAGGATTCATGATAAGTAGTTTCTTCGATGTATTTACTGAAGTTAGTCTTGATGGCGGAGCAACATGGACACCGGCAAGTGAAGCGATATCATTAGATTTCAGCAGTTCACCATCAAGTGTTTCAGTTACATCGAATACTTTTCCACCCGAGGGAATGGATTTTACTCCGTCAAGTTACGGAGTAACGACATTCGAAAACGGCGTGCAGATCAGAAATGTGGCTTTAAGAAGAATTCCAGCCACCACCACGATACCTGTACCGCCTTTTGGCGCCCGGGCAACTGTAAGTTCATTTTTTGACATTTTTACTGAAGTTTCCCTGGATGGATTAATTTGGAGCCCAAAAAGCAATGTCTCATCTGTCTCTTTGGCTTGCACGAATCAGCATGACGATGGAGGTGTCACCTATTTTGACACGGAAATGTTGGTATGTGATTTTGAAGCTGTAGGAGGCGGATCTGCGATAAGGCTTCGTGAGAGCCCCACGCGCGCATCATTGGGAAGAACTAGTCTGAGGTCGATGCCTGACGGAACATATCAGGTTAGCAGTTTCTTTGATATCTTCACTGAAATAAGCCTGGATGGAGGTTCATCATGGTCTCCGGCCACAGAGCCGATGCACCTCGAGCTAACAAATGCAACCCCTAATCCGCGTCCGGTTATAACTTCGATATCGCCAACTTCAGGACCGGTAGGTACGATAATCACAATTTCAGGTAGCGGATTTTCTGAGGTTCCCTCAGAGAACTTAGTATCTCTCGGCGATAATACTCCGATAATAAAGGGATCAGCTCTTGGTGAGTTGCGAGTTGTTTTAACTCAGCCGATTAGTCCATTAACGGGCGGTGTTTTCCCGGTGAGTGTTATCGTCGGTGGCTTGTCTAATTTACCTCCAGGACCGGAGTTTAAAATACTATCCAACACTGTTTCATATCTGCCGAATATCAGTGATTTATCGATTAGGGATATTAGATCAGGTGATGTGGACGGAGATGGAAAGGATGATATCATCATGCTCGGCGCCAAGGGAAATTGCTGCCGGGGCCACGTTATCATAATGAAAGCATATGAGGATGGAAGCTTTGAGAATGCCAGACCGTTCATTGCGACGGTCACATATGGTGAAGATGAGGACTGCGACGATTTGGCGACGGCTGATTCCGACGGTGATGGCGTCATCGATCAAATAGGAGTGGTAACTCACAAATCCACCGGTGAACGAAAAGTTTATCTCGTCGGTGGTTTGGAACGTCCCGCGGGGGCGTCATTAAGAATAATGAATGGTACATTTGCAGGGGGACCCGGATTGGTTGCATTGCAGAAGCTCTCCAATGATGACTCGTTAGATATTGTGTATGGCACACCGGCAGGTGGTGGTCAACCGGCGATGTTGCATGTGGTGAAAAATTTTGATAAACCCGGTGAGTCGGTTTCCAGAGGGTTGATCGTCGGAGGCGAAGAATGCGATGACGCTAATTTTAATGATCTGGATAGCGATGGAGACATGGATATCGTTGCTGCAACAGGCAGCGGGATCTATGTTTTCCAAAATAATCAGACAGATTTTGAATTTTCACGGACGCAGATTGTTGATGATGGTAAACCGTACTCCGGTGTTGCTGTCGCTGATCTTGATGGTGATGGACACGCCGATATTGTGGCGTTACGGAGTGATTCCGGTATTGTGAATGTCTTCTTCGGTGATCCACTTAACAGTGGCAGAGTTATTCCAACTGCCAGGGAAGCTGGATCAGGGATGGCAACCGGAAGGCGGCAACATAAACCAGTTAGTATGGCTGATGTAGATGGTGATGGCAGATTGGATATTGTTTGTGCCGGAGATCTTGTCTCAAGAACGACAGTATGTTTATTGAATGGATTACCTCCGGGAGAACCAATTATCAGGTTTAGTGCGATAAGTTTGGATGATTGTGATGACGATGGAAGAGATAAATTATTCGCAGTCGGTAAATTCGATATGGATAATGATTGTGATTTCGCTTTTGTAAGTTGCCGCTCCACTACAATTAGTCCGCCATTCGTTTCAAGTTTGTCGCCGGATATATGTCCGGTGGGATCAGTAATCACGATTGAAGGAGATAATTTACAAGATGTGTCTTCGGTTCAGATCGGAGATTTCGACGCAATTTTCATTCGTGAAAGTCCGACATTATTGCATGTTACGGTTCCGGTCGCCGCACGAACATTTGCAGCGCCCCACATTCTTGAAAGAATGACAATCACTTGTCCATCAGGTGTTTGCGCTGTGCTCAAACCGATCACGGTATCACCGGTACTCGTTTACGCACCACCGCAACTTGATCAGTTAGAAAGTCAATTTGTACGCGGCGGCGATATGGATGGAGACGGCAAGGGAGATATAGTTGCCTTGAGTAAACATACAAAAAGCGGACACGTTACACTTTTAAAAAGATCTGATAACGGTAGTTCTTCAAGAGCTATGGTTACCTCTTTCTTTGATGGAATAGATGATGATTGCGATGGCTTTGCTGTTGGTGACCTTGATGGAGATGGGCTTTCGGATGTTTGTGCTGCCCTAACTTCCAGAAGTACAGGCTTCACGAATTTTGCACTTTTACTTGGTGATCTAACACGACCAGGGATGTTCCGGGAGAGTCCTACAAAAGTCCAGAAAAAATGGATGCCGGCTAACTTCCGTCTTCGTACCATGGCATCTGAGATGAAAGATATTGATGGCGACGGTAAGCCTGACATCGTGTTTGCGATACAGGGTACAACAGAGGACACTCTTGTGGTAATAACGAATCCGTTATCTGAAACAGGTTTCTCGAGTTTGAAAATAAGACATAAAGGATGGGATGGTACTGTAAAAGGAACGGCAATGGTTCTTGTTCCTAGATCTTCATTCTTCGATATTTTCTCTCTATCTCATAATAGTTTAGATGTTTATCGTTATGGAAGCGGCGGCGGCGGTGCCGGTGGTTCACTATCTTTAGTCAGCAGTGCAGTCCTGCGTGAATCACCAACACGGCGATCACTTGCATGCCGCGATATGAATGGTGACGGATTAACAGATGCAGTTATTTTGGATGATGATTCCAGTCTTGTAACAGTTTGTTTAGATAATGGCGATGGAACTTTTAGATTCTATCACCCTGTTGATCCTGCAACTGGTGTGGCATCATCTCCAAAGCGATTGAGTCTTATAGTCACCGACTTAGACGGAGATGGCAGAAGTGATATCGCTATTGATGAGCCGGGTGTTCACTTTGCACCAGCTAAATCAGCAAAAACTATATCAGATTTTACTTACCAAAAAATTGAATGGACTGTTTTTTATAACAGAACAAATCCACCTGATACAACAGTAAGTTTTGAAAGAAAAAAGCTGATGCTGATTGATATCAATGTAGGCGACTTCAACCAAGTTGCAGTTTGTGATCTCGATGGTGATGGTTTCCAAGATCTCGTAGTTACAGGAGCCTCATCGTCCGTTGTGAGACCTCCATTTATTGAACGTTTATCAACGAAGCGTCCGATTCGGGGTGGACCATTCTCCCTAATGGGAAAAATGTTAAGCACGACGACCTCAGTTGATGTTTGCAATCCATGTACTTCAGTATCAAGTTTTGCAGCCCAGTCTGATAGTGAGTTAACTGTAGTTCTCACACCGGATATTTCCGGAGATAGATATTTAACTGTAACAAATCCTGATGGGTCTGTAAGTTTAGCAAGTCCCTTAACGATAATAACAGCACCGGATATGTTCGTTTCTCTCCCTCCAGATTCACTTACAATCCCCGACTCAAAAGGTGGTTTTGTAAAACCTGTTAAACGAGGTAAAGGATTATATCCGAACTGGACAAATCTGTTAGAAGAAGTTGTGGTTCAGGGTGGATTCCAACCTGGTGCAACTGAAAGTGATGAAGGTGGTGGATTAAGGGTTGGTATCTCGCATATTTATGAAGCATCACCGGGGAAATGGAAACCAATAAAAGATTCCGCCAAAGTTAGGGCCTGGGTTGTAGTACGCGGATGGGATCCGAAGAAGAACGCAGGAAAAAACTGGGGTACAATTCAAAAAACATTACGCAATAAAACTTACTTGCACACTGGTTTGGCAAGGGGATTTGATTCCACGGGTACACCCGGAAGTCTAAAGCGTAAATTCATGAAAGGTGAATTGAAAGGTTTAGATCCGAAGAAAACACCTAACAGTTTATTTGCCGAACTTGTTGCTTTAAAGTTTAACATTGCTGCCAGTCAATTAGGTAAAACACCTCTAGGATTCGGTGAATTGGAATATAGAGACGATACAAGCATCTTCGATGGTAAATCGATTCTCGATATCTCCGAGGTTGCCGATAGCGCAATGACATATTATTCGCAGGAGAACCCGCTGTATAATGACGGCAGTCATCAAGGTGTGAATCCATTCTATGAAGATCTGTATCAAACTGTTCATAACATTAACCATGCTTTCATTGGTCCGTTGGACACAGCATCTTTTGAAACTGGTGCAACTCTGACAGTCAACGGAGTGGTTGATCTTGCTACAGTCCCATTCTTAAAATTCCCGGATGGTGCTGTGGCATTAACACAGCTAAGACCAACCACGACAGAAACATCTTCTGATTATGAATCTGCTTCAGATGAGCTTGATCAGGTTGATGTAGCAGACATGCCTGTTGCGGCAAAAATATTCCAGAACTATCCGAATCCGTTCAATCCGACGACAACAATTTCGTTTGTTATTCGAAACAACTCGTTGGTAACATTGAAAGTATTCAACATGCTCGGTCAGGAAGTTGCTTCATTCTTCAATAACGAAGAACTGAATGCCGGTTCATATGATAATGAATTCAATGCTGATAAGCTGGCATCAGGTATTTATTTCTATCGATTAACAGTCGAAGAGAAAAATGCTGATGGGACAAAAGCCGGTTCGTTCACGGAAATCCATAAAATGTCTTTATTAAAGTAAGTAATAGTTCAAATATATTTAGCCCCAGTTTAATCAACTGGGGCTTTTTTTTATAGGAAAATAAAAATGAAAAAATTTGTTAATATCTTTTTGGTAATCTTAATCTTTTATAATTTGGCATCATCACAGTGGATTCAGACATCAGGTCCGGAAGGTGGTGCCGCTTTTGTAATTTATCAGGATGGAGTGAATCTATATGCAGGGATGTCGGCTGCAGGTGTTTATCGCTCCACAAATAACGGAACCACCTGGGAACAAAAAATTAACGGAATGGGTTATCAGACGGTTACAGCAATTAATAAGAGCGGCTCATGCATTCTCGCTTCAGGTACTGTCGGCGTCTACCTCTCTACTGATGATGGTGAGACATGGACAGCAGCAACCGGTTTACCCACTGCTAACGGTGTTAATAGTTTTGCTGTCATTGGATCGCATGTTTTTGCCGGTACTATGGGAAAAGGTGTCTATCACTCAACCGATAATGGAGCCACATGGATGATGGCAAGCTCAGGATTGCCGGGGGGTGGAACAAATACTTATGTTGGTAGTATCGTCGCGAATGGGACGACCATTCTCGTGAGCGCATCTGATTGGAGCAGCACAGTAACCATGTATCGTTCGATCGATATGGGCACTTCATGGTCTGCTGCCAGCACAGGATTACCCGCCGATTATTCGATGTATTACACAATGTTTCTTGATGGATCGAATATTTATGCAGGCGGATCTTATCTGTATAAAACAACCAATAATGGGGATACGTGGACTCAATCTGAAAATGGAATTTCCAACTACTCCGGCATCAGTGGAATTGCTGCAAACGGTTCATTGGTATTTGCATCAGCTAATAATCATCTCTACCGCAGCACCAATGGTGGATCATCCTGGACACCTACATCGGGAGGATTGCCGTTAATGAACTTTACCTGTGTGAGAATTGTGGGATCCACAATATACGCAGGAACAATCGCTAATGGAATTTACAAATCAACTGACAATGGGGTAACTTGGAATCAAATAATAAACGGATTAAAAGCCAGAGACATGAGCAATTTTATTATGGACGGTTCAACATTGTATGCAAACGGTAATAGCGTTTTTAAAACAATAGATGAAGGCAGCAGTTGGAACAATGTGCGTGGTAATCTGAAAGATTCATCAAGTATGCCAACGCTTGTGTATGTGAATGGTTCCACACTTTTTGTTAGCGACAATCCAGCCACTGGCCTTGAGCGCTCCACCGATGGCGGTGCTACATGGAATCAGGTGGGAGATGGTTTATCGACCTATGGTGGTATACAATCGATGGTTTCAAGTGGTACGAGCTTGCTAACAGCTTACAATGGCAGGATTTACAAGAGTACTAATAATGGCGATTCCTGGTTTCGCACAGATTCTGCACTGGGACTGTTCGTGAACTTTAATTATGTAACACTCATTGGTAATACTGTTTATGCCCACGGAATGAATGTATACCGGACTACCGATGAGGGTATTTCATGGATAAAATCTGATTCAGGAATGGCGGCATATTTTCAGGTAGATGCTATTGCTTCCAACGGATCTTATCTTTTTGCAGGAGGAATGTTTAGTTCCACACATTATCGATCATCGAATAACGGTGATACATGGCAGCAACGAACTTCACTTCCCTCGAGTGGTACTGTGACTCAATTCCTCGGCTACGGTAAAGACATCTTTGCTTGCAGTCCGAATAATGGAATTTTTCGGAGCACAAATAACGGGAATAACTGGACAAAAATTTCTTCAGATCTTCCAAGTACCAACTATCGATATTCATTTACAATCCATAATAACTGGATGTTTGCCGGCACTAGCGGTAATGGTGTATGGAAGCGCCCGTTAAGCGATATAGTTGGGGTTACTGACATTCAGCCAGATATTCCTGTAACATCTTCACTCAAACAAAACTATCCGAACCCTTTTAATCCAACAACAACAATTTCGTTTGATATTCGAAAAAACTCGTTGGTAACATTGAAAGTATTCAACATGCTTGGCCAGGAAGTTGCGTCCCTCTTCAACTCTGAAGAACTTAGCGCAGGTTCTTATGACTCGGAATTTTCAGCCGATAAATTAGCATCAGGAATTTATTTCTATAGATTAACAGTCGAAGAAAAGAATTCCGATGGTTCAAGAGCCGGTTCGTTTACGGAAATCCAGAAAATGTCATTACTGAAATAAAAATCACTCTCCTATAGTGAGGTCCGGCTGCCGGGATGATTCGGTAGTCGGACTTTTTTGTTTACTTCCGAAGATATTCTTACATTTTCATGTCTAAATTTTTATCATTCTAAAAATAGGAGATAGCCATGTTCAGGAAAATAACCGTATTATTCTTAATCACTGCAATCTGTGCAATATTTACTCAAGCCCAAACGCTTGATGTAATATTGAAGAAACATTATGAAGCCCGCGGCGGATTGAAGAACATCAAAGCCGTTCAAACAATTCAGACAACAGGCAAGATTAATATGATGGGGAAAGAGTATCCCACCACTATCTATCAAAAACGTTCAGGCGGATTTAGGTCGGATATGGTGATGGGTAAAGTAAATATCGTTCAGGCGTATGATGGTAAAACCGGATGGCAAATTATTCCGATGGCTGGGACTTTAGACCCGATTGATATGAAGGCGGATGAAGTACAGAGTGTAAAAGAACAAGCCGATCTGGATGGATTTATGGTCGATTGGAAGGAAAAGAATTATAAGCTTGAGCTTGTTGGAAATGAAAAGATTGGAGAGAAATCGGTTTTTCATCTCAAGGTAATCCGGCAAGACACAACGGAACATCATATTTACCTCGACGCAAAAACTTATCTCATCGTTCAGGAATCTGAAAAGATGAAGATGATGGGTAAGGAAACAGAAGTCGTTACCACTCTCGGTGATTACAGGAAAGTTGGTAAGCTGATGATGCCATTTTCTCAGGAAGTAGGTGGAGGGATGCCTCAAAAAATTAAGTTTGATAAGATAATTTTCAATGAAGAGATTTCTGATTCGATATTTATAAAGCCGGCAGCAAGACCTGATCTAAGATAATTAAATCACTTTATTATCAAAGGCCATTCTGATGAATAATCGGGATGGGCTTTTGTATTTATGAGAGTGGGAAAGGGTGGGGGGATTTAGAAGGAGTGATTAATTGTCGCTCGTTTCCACGCTCTGCATGGAAATGCCCAGAGTTTTCGTTCCGAAAGTCCCTTTCGGAACGAGCATCAAAGAATAATTAATTGATGCTCATTCCACTAGCCAGCGCCGCTGGTTAGAGGCCATGTTATTCTGAGTAATATATTGAACCAATTTGCCAACGAACAACACTCTGAAGTAACTTTGTCTTCAAGAAAGTTTTGTCTGAAAGTACTTTCGATTCCCCTGGTGCAAAATCCGATTCAAGATGAAATTCCTCAATTTCAAAGCCATCTTTGTCTATACCTTGGAGTTCTACACCAATGTGTTTTGTTGATAACAGATTGCTTTTAACCGTTACTCTTACTGAAAACCACAACTCTTCATTCGTTGTGTACTCCTCAAGAGACTTGAATTCCACGTCTGATGCTTTGACCTCGTCAGGGCTCGGTCTCATCTTCGTGGAGCGATTACTCGGTGAACAAGAAATCAGGTGAAGCAGAAATCCCAGCGAGATTGCAAAATATATGTACTTAGATTTCATACGCATATGATCCTTCGAATTGCTGATATTGCACGTTAACTATAAATTATACTACAATATGGCGGGCTATCAAATCCGCCAGTGGCTGACCAGCACACAGAGTGTAAGATAGATTCCATATTTTTTATTGGTTTAGTTCTGTTTCCCATCGTCTGCACCCATAAAATATATTCTGCACATATTACAAAAAGCTCTTGCCAAAGTCAAACTTGTTTGGGACTCATCCCCCAGCCCCTTCTCTACTCGTAGAGAAGGGGAGGTATCCATCCCTCTCTAAAATTAGAGAGGGATTATAGGGTGAGTTCAATGTTAAGGATATCTTCTAATCTCTTCACCACGCTCGGCAAATCATTTTCAATTTCACTGCTCTTGAACCTGATTACGTTTATCCCAAGCGCGTTAATTATGTGTGTGCGAAGTTCATCATAATCTTTTTGGTAATCATGACTCTTACCATCAATTTCTATTACAAGTTTGTGTTCGCTGCAATAGAAGTCGGTTATGAAGTAAGATGGATTATGGATGTATTAAAAAAATAGCGGGTGCTGGCGGAGAAATTTCTTTCCAAAGAACTTACGGTTACGTAAAACATTCCAAAGTTTCTCCTCCGGTGGTGTTAAACGTTTACGAAGTTCCCTGCACGTCTCAGTAGCTTTCTTATAAATGATTTTTTTCATTACTGTTTTGGTATGATATAATCCTTACCCTTATACGATATTCCCGATTACTATGGAATCAAAAAATCTCTACTCGCAAATATTACAACAAGCAGATACCAAAATCAAACTTGTTTGGGACTCATCCACTATACGAGTTGGTCTGAAAAT
It contains:
- a CDS encoding T9SS type A sorting domain-containing protein; the protein is MKKFVNIFLVILIFYNLASSQWIQTSGPEGGAAFVIYQDGVNLYAGMSAAGVYRSTNNGTTWEQKINGMGYQTVTAINKSGSCILASGTVGVYLSTDDGETWTAATGLPTANGVNSFAVIGSHVFAGTMGKGVYHSTDNGATWMMASSGLPGGGTNTYVGSIVANGTTILVSASDWSSTVTMYRSIDMGTSWSAASTGLPADYSMYYTMFLDGSNIYAGGSYLYKTTNNGDTWTQSENGISNYSGISGIAANGSLVFASANNHLYRSTNGGSSWTPTSGGLPLMNFTCVRIVGSTIYAGTIANGIYKSTDNGVTWNQIINGLKARDMSNFIMDGSTLYANGNSVFKTIDEGSSWNNVRGNLKDSSSMPTLVYVNGSTLFVSDNPATGLERSTDGGATWNQVGDGLSTYGGIQSMVSSGTSLLTAYNGRIYKSTNNGDSWFRTDSALGLFVNFNYVTLIGNTVYAHGMNVYRTTDEGISWIKSDSGMAAYFQVDAIASNGSYLFAGGMFSSTHYRSSNNGDTWQQRTSLPSSGTVTQFLGYGKDIFACSPNNGIFRSTNNGNNWTKISSDLPSTNYRYSFTIHNNWMFAGTSGNGVWKRPLSDIVGVTDIQPDIPVTSSLKQNYPNPFNPTTTISFDIRKNSLVTLKVFNMLGQEVASLFNSEELSAGSYDSEFSADKLASGIYFYRLTVEEKNSDGSRAGSFTEIQKMSLLK
- a CDS encoding DUF559 domain-containing protein; amino-acid sequence: MHNPSYFITDFYCSEHKLVIEIDGKSHDYQKDYDELRTHIINALGINVIRFKSSEIENDLPSVVKRLEDILNIELTL
- a CDS encoding DUF559 domain-containing protein, which codes for MKKIIYKKATETCRELRKRLTPPEEKLWNVLRNRKFFGKKFLRQHPLFF